The DNA segment GAGTGAAAATAAACAGAAAAGGTATGCCACGGGCTTTTTCATACTCTGTTCCCCACGAAGAAAAGGACTCTTCTTCTAATATATAGTAAAAATAAAAAACTATTATATACAAATTATCTTTTGAAGAAGAAAGTGGCTTGACAGAGAAACTATATTACTGTATTATCTTGCATTATGAGACAAAGTAACTGAGTAAATAACAGCGTTATAGTACAATATTCTTACCTGGAGTGATACCATATGAAACATGATACAACGGGCATTTTGAGCACAGAAGAGATTTCTTGCCTTCTGGAAAACTCTCTGAAAGATCCTTTTTCTTTGCTCGGAATGCATCGAGATGAAACCGGTGTATCCGTACGCACGGTACAGCATAGGGCGGTCACCGTGGCAGTTCGCAAACGAGGTGAAACCTCTATTCTCTGTGAACTGACACGTATAGACGATACGGCCATTTTTACCGGTTATATTCCAGACACGCAGGATATTTTTCCATATGATCTTGCCATTACCTATGATACGGGGTATGAGTTTGTAACACCAGATCCGTACTCATTTCTCCCGGTGCTCTCCGAGGATGATCTCTATCTTTTTAATCAAGGCAATAATAATTGCATCTATGAAGTGATGGGGGCCCACACCATAACGCACGAAGGTGTTACGGGAACCCAGTTTGCCCTGTGGGCACCTAACGCAGATCGCGTTTCTGTGGTAGGCAACTTTAATCTATGGGACGGACGTCAACACCCCATGCGGATGCTTGGTGCCTCAGGCATATGGGAGATTTTTATCCCGTATATCGGAGAAGATACGGTCTACAAATATGAGATACGAAAATGCGGCACGGGCCATCTTACCCTAAAAACAGATCCCTATGGATATCGACAGGAGCCCTTTCCCAATCACGGCAGCATTGTTTCATCCCTGGATCGCCATGAGTGGCAGGATGAGCTATGGTTGGAAAAGCGCGCAGAAACGGACTGGACCAATGCCCCCATGCTTATTTACGAGCTGCATCTTGGCTCATGGAAAAAGAATGGCCCCGATGAAGAGGCAGACTACTGCACCTACCAGGAGATTGGTCGTGCCTTAGTTCCCTATTTGAAGGAAATGAACTATACGCATGTGGAGTTTATGCCTGTACAGGAGCATCCCTTTGTGCCGTCTTGGGGGTATCAGGTGGGGGGCTTTTATGCAGTAAACCACCGTTTTGGAACACCGCAGGATTTTCAAGAGTTGGTGGATTATCTCCACCAAAACGATATCGGGGTTATTCTTGACTGGGTTCCGGGGCATTTTCCCAAGGATGAACACGTCTTATCTTATTTTGACGGAACCCATCTGTATGAACATCAGGATCCTCGTGAAGGGTTTCATACAGATTGGGGAACCTTGATTTTTAATTTTGGCCGGAATGAAGTTCGCAACTTTCTTGTGTCAAATGCACTATTCTGGATAGATAAATTTCACATTGACGGTTTGCGTATCGATGCGGTTGCGTCTATGCTGTATCGTAACTACAGCCGCGAAGAGGGGGAGTGGATTCCCAATCATTATGGTGGAGTGGAGAATCTGGAAGCAATTGACTTTCTTCGGAAAACGAACGATGCAGTCCATGCATATCATCCCGGGGTACTCACCATTGCTGAAGAGAGTACTGCCTTTCCCGGCGTTACCGCTCCTACAAATCAAGGCGGTCTCGGCTTTGATTTTAAATGGAACATGGGGTGGATGCATGATACCTTAGAATATTTTGAAAAAGATCCCATACACCGTAAATTTCATCAAGGTGATCTTACGTACTGCCTGTGGTATGCTTTCTCAGAAAAATTTATGCTGGTGCTTTCTCACGATGAAGTGGTTCATGGGAAAAAATCTCTCCTAGAAAAAATGCCCGGAGATGACTGGCAGAAGTTTGCCAATCTTCGTATGCTCTACGGATGGATGTATGGACATCCGGGGAAAAAGCTCCTGTTTATGGGGGGTGAATTTGGCATGCGCAATGAGTGGTACGAAAAACGGGAAATTGACTGGTGGCTTCTTGATGAATCTACGTGTGGCATCTTTCATAGCCGGTTGCAGCGAATGGTTGCAGATTTAAACCAGCTGTATCTTTCTCACTCATCTCTGTGGAATTATGATTACTCCCATGAGAAGAATTTTCAATGGGTTGATTATCAAGATCGTGATCACTGCGTACTCTCCTTTACCCGAGGGAATCCAGACCTTGACGAAAAGCTTCTTTTTGTATTTAACCTTACACCGGTGGTTCGCCATGGGTATACCTTCGGTATCGACGAGGCAGGATACTATGAGGAGATCTTTAATTCCAATGCAGAGATCTATGGTGGTGAAGGTATGGGGAATTTTAATGGAGTCACCACGGAACCAACCCCAATTCATGGAAGAAGTAATACTTTTCGCCTTGATTTACCTCCCTTAGCCTTCCTTATCTTTAAAATACACCGAGAGGGATAAATGAAACGTTTGTATCGATCAAAAGAGAATTCGGTTATTGCGGGAATTTGCGCTGGCGTGGGAGAGTATTGTGATGTTGATCCTGTACTTATTCGGTTGGGAGCGGTTATTCTGTTTTTCTCCGGTCTTGGTACGCCCGCAATTCTTTTTGCATATCTAATCGGATATTTTATTATTCCTGAAAAAACAAGTTCTTAGAAGGTATGGGCTTTCCCTTTGGGAGAGCCCGTGGTCTTCCGAAGGGAAAGTATTTGTTTCGACGTGCCAAAGTCTGTCCAACCAGCGGAAGAGAAATATATCCGCGCGGATATGTGGCGTGCCCCGAGAAGGAGGGGGAGAGGGTTTTGAATACATCGTCGTGAGAGAAGATAAATTCCCGCTTGATGGGCACGTACCGTGGCGTTCTTTTTTTGCCGTAGGAGAGAATTCTCCCTGAAGAGTCGACCTTAAATAGGTCGGCCTTTTCTTTTTCACCGGCAGTTTTAGAGAAAAGATAGAGCGCCTTTGATTGTGGAGTTTCGTAGGTCTCATAGAGGGAAAGAAATGATTCCAGCTCCGTGGGTTGTACCAGTATATC comes from the Chitinivibrio alkaliphilus ACht1 genome and includes:
- the glgB gene encoding 1,4-alpha-glucan branching protein GlgB, which gives rise to MKHDTTGILSTEEISCLLENSLKDPFSLLGMHRDETGVSVRTVQHRAVTVAVRKRGETSILCELTRIDDTAIFTGYIPDTQDIFPYDLAITYDTGYEFVTPDPYSFLPVLSEDDLYLFNQGNNNCIYEVMGAHTITHEGVTGTQFALWAPNADRVSVVGNFNLWDGRQHPMRMLGASGIWEIFIPYIGEDTVYKYEIRKCGTGHLTLKTDPYGYRQEPFPNHGSIVSSLDRHEWQDELWLEKRAETDWTNAPMLIYELHLGSWKKNGPDEEADYCTYQEIGRALVPYLKEMNYTHVEFMPVQEHPFVPSWGYQVGGFYAVNHRFGTPQDFQELVDYLHQNDIGVILDWVPGHFPKDEHVLSYFDGTHLYEHQDPREGFHTDWGTLIFNFGRNEVRNFLVSNALFWIDKFHIDGLRIDAVASMLYRNYSREEGEWIPNHYGGVENLEAIDFLRKTNDAVHAYHPGVLTIAEESTAFPGVTAPTNQGGLGFDFKWNMGWMHDTLEYFEKDPIHRKFHQGDLTYCLWYAFSEKFMLVLSHDEVVHGKKSLLEKMPGDDWQKFANLRMLYGWMYGHPGKKLLFMGGEFGMRNEWYEKREIDWWLLDESTCGIFHSRLQRMVADLNQLYLSHSSLWNYDYSHEKNFQWVDYQDRDHCVLSFTRGNPDLDEKLLFVFNLTPVVRHGYTFGIDEAGYYEEIFNSNAEIYGGEGMGNFNGVTTEPTPIHGRSNTFRLDLPPLAFLIFKIHREG
- a CDS encoding PspC domain-containing protein, whose product is MKRLYRSKENSVIAGICAGVGEYCDVDPVLIRLGAVILFFSGLGTPAILFAYLIGYFIIPEKTSS
- a CDS encoding NTP transferase domain-containing protein, giving the protein MKILALILAGGKGSRVKHLLSDREKIKPMLTVEGAPLIDHVMNRINPERVDRAVLSFAGDEYAELNHRITEKGIPLLYQKARQRQLPTLLELPYLLYMQYFFSQDKAFLQSYDALLLLPCDILVQPTELESFLSLYETYETPQSKALYLFSKTAGEKEKADLFKVDSSGRILSYGKKRTPRYVPIKREFIFSHDDVFKTLSPSFSGHATYPRGYISLPLVGQTLARRNKYFPFGRPRALPKGKPIPSKNLFFQE